A genomic segment from bacterium encodes:
- a CDS encoding type IV secretion system DNA-binding domain-containing protein: protein MPIEKSIIARAQSQVIAARARAAIEAEAAKGCLPDIFSGPVALEPPFSPFAIGMAGSPSVSTTAEQYQAVAAVSEPVRLQRLRAWISPDHKFSWVKAELFLKMLKGCRFRVAFEIVGNRDNIQLGFLVTDKDAALLDTAFRSQFEACEITLDIENPFERYGHIDWSQALFSDFYPLPPYSHLLTQPDEFKISPLDAVFVALERVPSDAVGCYQVLLQSTAADNDWHQNVNTLLDLEYNIKLLSGFSVPSRSPNQSPSGELKGMAFDSETKAHNDKPFFACALRIGMVGAGETSSEHLQRLTGVAHLFQHGGRPLQSVTQDEYQMVIAAGAVQAMFVNGQCHRHGFLLNSSELCGLVHLPPAEMLDRRKSVTMLETLPVKEETLLAGTPVGISEFAGTKKTVCIPSEIRSRSTHLIARPGMGKSTLLEHMVLNDIQAGAGVAVLDPHGDLVRRLLQIIPEEHRDRVIYFFPGDRSWVPLWNPLQAVPNQDISRTADDIVSAIKSIVQGWGDRLENLLRHAIYALLMVPGSSFLDVANLLRKGSKESKSLIIEIQKVLDNAITQNFWQNDFAKYSNQDLTPPQHKLSKLLDVWHGSVNALPAGKPH from the coding sequence GTGCCAATCGAAAAGTCCATTATAGCCCGTGCACAATCACAAGTCATCGCCGCAAGGGCTCGAGCGGCAATCGAGGCCGAGGCAGCGAAAGGTTGTTTACCCGACATCTTCTCCGGCCCGGTCGCACTTGAGCCGCCGTTCTCACCGTTTGCAATTGGCATGGCAGGAAGCCCATCAGTGTCGACAACGGCCGAACAGTACCAGGCTGTAGCAGCAGTTTCTGAGCCCGTCAGACTCCAGCGGTTGAGAGCTTGGATATCGCCAGATCACAAGTTCAGCTGGGTGAAAGCGGAGCTCTTTCTCAAAATGCTCAAGGGATGCCGGTTCAGGGTGGCATTTGAGATTGTCGGAAATCGCGACAACATACAGCTGGGCTTCTTGGTAACGGACAAGGACGCAGCGCTTCTGGACACGGCATTTCGAAGCCAGTTCGAGGCGTGCGAGATAACTCTCGACATCGAGAATCCATTTGAGCGGTATGGCCATATAGACTGGAGTCAGGCGCTTTTCAGTGACTTCTATCCATTGCCGCCATATTCCCACCTGCTGACGCAGCCGGATGAATTCAAGATCTCTCCACTGGATGCAGTGTTTGTTGCGCTTGAACGTGTACCGAGCGATGCCGTAGGCTGCTATCAAGTATTGCTTCAGTCGACGGCTGCCGACAACGATTGGCATCAGAATGTCAACACGTTGCTCGACTTGGAGTACAATATCAAGCTTCTCTCTGGCTTTTCAGTTCCTTCTCGATCACCGAATCAATCGCCTTCCGGCGAACTTAAGGGCATGGCGTTTGATTCCGAGACCAAGGCTCACAATGACAAACCGTTCTTTGCTTGCGCGTTAAGAATCGGAATGGTTGGTGCCGGTGAAACGAGCAGTGAACATCTTCAAAGGTTGACTGGAGTTGCCCATCTATTCCAGCACGGAGGGCGTCCACTACAATCCGTTACACAGGATGAATACCAAATGGTCATTGCCGCCGGTGCCGTCCAGGCAATGTTCGTTAATGGCCAGTGTCACAGGCACGGATTCCTCTTGAACTCTTCTGAGCTTTGCGGGCTAGTGCATTTGCCGCCGGCGGAAATGCTGGACCGCCGGAAATCGGTGACCATGCTGGAGACACTGCCAGTCAAAGAAGAAACCCTGCTCGCCGGTACGCCGGTCGGCATCTCTGAATTCGCCGGTACGAAAAAAACGGTGTGCATACCGAGCGAAATTAGATCTCGCAGCACTCATCTTATCGCCAGACCTGGAATGGGTAAGTCAACTCTCTTGGAGCACATGGTTCTCAACGATATTCAGGCCGGTGCCGGAGTGGCCGTGCTTGATCCTCACGGTGACTTGGTACGTCGTCTTTTGCAGATTATCCCAGAGGAACACAGGGACCGCGTGATCTACTTTTTCCCTGGAGATCGTTCGTGGGTTCCGCTCTGGAATCCGTTACAAGCCGTTCCCAACCAAGACATCAGCCGTACAGCCGACGACATCGTCTCAGCGATCAAGTCAATTGTCCAAGGCTGGGGCGATCGCCTTGAAAACCTGCTGCGGCATGCCATCTATGCTTTGCTGATGGTCCCCGGATCTTCATTCCTTGACGTCGCCAACTTGCTGCGGAAAGGCTCAAAGGAAAGCAAATCCTTAATTATCGAAATCCAGAAGGTGCTCGACAATGCTATAACACAAAATTTCTGGCAAAACGACTTCGCCAAATACAGCAACCAGGACTTAACACCGCCACAGCATAAATTGAGCAAACTACTTGATGTCTGGCACGGTAGCGTTAATGCTCTCCCAGCCGGAAAGCCGCATTAA